One stretch of Aeromicrobium fastidiosum DNA includes these proteins:
- a CDS encoding DUF222 domain-containing protein: MLDFVDRARAAGEMASEAQGRRRVDAAVHELSLAMRLPVPTVERRVARARRLRSSMPDVWQAWLDGRISTTHVTAIDRAATRLVHAESVAALDDVAVERVGRLTPGQATRWLDRWVERTEATESARRHERAHADRKVSSRPLGDGMTRLTADVASTDAAAVMQSLTGTAHGLPADDGRTIDQARADLMVDALLGREPGGLGYKAVIGVTVPLSSLLGFSDVPGELTDRSATIPAHIVRAAMADEHSLLYRLVTDDVGNLMTVTWLGRFAPTRLAQVLEFRDGTSVFPTSTVPARACDTDHSDPWPAETSAANTGPLNRRAHNLKTEGHLRLRQPAPGVFEWTTSTGHTYTRTPEPLPIASWDNEAPELPADPWADEFAEMVEYLSQTV; encoded by the coding sequence ATGCTGGACTTCGTCGACCGCGCCCGTGCCGCTGGCGAAATGGCGAGTGAGGCGCAGGGACGTCGTCGGGTCGATGCGGCGGTGCACGAGCTGTCGCTCGCGATGCGGCTACCGGTCCCTACGGTCGAACGCCGTGTGGCCCGTGCCCGGCGGTTGCGGTCGAGCATGCCCGACGTGTGGCAGGCGTGGCTCGACGGACGCATCAGCACCACCCACGTCACGGCCATCGACCGCGCCGCGACGCGTCTGGTCCACGCGGAGTCGGTGGCCGCGTTGGATGACGTCGCCGTCGAGCGGGTGGGTCGGTTGACGCCGGGTCAGGCGACCCGGTGGCTGGACCGGTGGGTCGAACGCACCGAAGCCACCGAATCGGCCCGCCGCCATGAACGTGCCCACGCCGACCGCAAGGTCTCCTCCCGGCCGTTGGGTGACGGGATGACCCGCCTGACCGCAGACGTCGCCTCCACCGACGCTGCGGCAGTCATGCAGTCGCTCACCGGCACCGCGCATGGGCTGCCTGCTGATGACGGTCGGACGATCGACCAGGCGCGTGCTGACCTCATGGTCGACGCGCTGCTCGGTCGTGAGCCCGGTGGGCTCGGGTACAAGGCGGTCATCGGTGTCACGGTCCCGCTGTCATCCCTCTTGGGATTCAGCGATGTCCCGGGCGAGCTGACGGACCGGTCCGCGACGATCCCGGCGCACATCGTGCGGGCCGCGATGGCCGACGAACATTCGCTGCTCTACCGGTTGGTCACCGATGACGTCGGCAACCTGATGACCGTCACCTGGCTCGGAAGGTTCGCACCCACCCGGTTGGCGCAGGTGCTGGAGTTCCGCGACGGCACCAGCGTCTTTCCGACCAGTACCGTCCCAGCCAGAGCCTGCGACACCGACCACAGTGACCCCTGGCCCGCCGAAACCTCCGCTGCGAACACTGGACCGTTGAACCGGCGTGCACACAACCTCAAGACCGAGGGACACCTGAGGCTTCGACAACCCGCGCCCGGGGTCTTCGAATGGACCACCAGCACCGGGCACACCTACACACGCACCCCAGAACCGTTACCTATCGCGAGCTGGGATAACGAAGCCCCAGAGCTACCCGCCGACCCCTGGGCCGACGAGTTCGCCGAAATGGTCGAGTACCTGAGCCAGACCGTCTAG
- a CDS encoding YbhB/YbcL family Raf kinase inhibitor-like protein, with the protein MSLDRPVTPDPYDLLPSVASFTVTSDDVADGEPLKDDQVADAGNTSPQLSWSGAPEGTKSFVVTCFDPDAPTPSGFWHWVAVDIPADVTSLDTGAGASDDSLPGAAFHVSNDGGSLDFMGAAPPQGDQVHRYYFVVHAVGEETLGVDASASPAVVSFNLAFKTLGRAIIHGTYAH; encoded by the coding sequence ATGAGCCTCGACCGACCCGTCACACCCGATCCGTACGACCTGCTGCCCTCGGTGGCGAGCTTCACCGTCACGAGCGACGACGTCGCCGACGGCGAGCCGCTCAAGGACGACCAGGTCGCCGATGCCGGCAACACGTCGCCGCAGCTGTCGTGGAGCGGTGCGCCGGAGGGCACGAAGTCGTTCGTCGTGACGTGCTTCGACCCGGACGCTCCGACGCCGTCGGGCTTCTGGCACTGGGTGGCCGTCGACATCCCGGCCGACGTCACCTCGCTCGACACGGGTGCTGGTGCGTCGGACGACTCACTGCCGGGTGCGGCCTTCCACGTGAGCAATGACGGCGGCTCGCTCGACTTCATGGGTGCCGCTCCCCCGCAGGGTGACCAGGTGCACCGCTACTACTTCGTGGTGCACGCCGTCGGCGAGGAGACGCTCGGCGTGGACGCCTCGGCCTCCCCCGCGGTCGTGAGCTTCAACCTCGCGTTCAAGACGTTGGGGCGCGCGATCATCCACGGCACCTACGCGCACTGA
- a CDS encoding TrmH family RNA methyltransferase, with protein sequence MAQIVRLDDLDDPRLRDYTDLRDVQLRLRLESERGLFLAEGEKVVRRAVESGHRPRSFLMSPRWLEGLADVLDTTDAPCFVLDDASIERLTGFHVHRGSLAALERPDLPTPREVLDAARRVVIIEDLVDHTNVGAIFRSVAALGFDAVLLSPRCADPLYRRAIKVSMGSVFWLPYARVDDWYGAPQLLRDAGYTTYAMTLADDSVPLDEVPRDVERLALVVGSEGHGLTPHWEQQADHRVTIPMAADIDSLNVASSVAVACWELRPR encoded by the coding sequence GTGGCTCAGATCGTACGACTCGACGACCTCGACGATCCGCGACTCCGCGACTACACCGACCTCCGCGACGTCCAGCTGCGACTGAGGCTCGAGTCCGAGCGCGGGCTGTTCCTCGCCGAGGGCGAGAAGGTCGTGCGCCGAGCGGTCGAGTCGGGCCACCGTCCCCGATCGTTCCTGATGTCGCCACGGTGGCTCGAGGGTCTCGCCGACGTCCTCGACACCACCGACGCGCCCTGCTTCGTGCTCGACGACGCATCGATCGAGCGGCTCACCGGCTTCCACGTGCACCGCGGCTCCCTCGCCGCCCTCGAGCGCCCCGACCTGCCGACGCCCCGCGAGGTGCTCGACGCCGCGCGCCGCGTCGTGATCATCGAGGACCTCGTCGACCACACCAACGTCGGAGCCATCTTCCGCAGTGTCGCCGCCCTCGGCTTCGACGCCGTGCTGCTGTCACCCCGCTGCGCCGACCCGCTCTACCGACGCGCGATCAAGGTGTCGATGGGATCGGTCTTCTGGCTGCCCTACGCCCGTGTCGACGACTGGTACGGCGCGCCGCAGCTGCTGCGCGACGCCGGCTACACGACGTACGCGATGACCTTGGCCGACGACTCCGTGCCCCTCGACGAGGTGCCCCGCGACGTCGAACGGCTCGCGCTCGTGGTCGGCTCGGAGGGCCACGGCCTGACGCCGCACTGGGAGCAGCAGGCCGACCACCGCGTCACGATCCCCATGGCCGCCGACATCGACTCGCTCAACGTCGCCTCGTCGGTGGCGGTGGCGTGCTGGGAGCTCAGACCGCGCTGA
- a CDS encoding DUF5343 domain-containing protein has product MSDLPYVSDVRDVRRALRLVERGTMPSTVTAKHLAANGIPEDDADRVRELLESLDFVTSAGVPTPVWVGYRESDDRPGVLGEAMRATYAPLLEAGSTEPDALAQLVTEQGDVPGDVVPQVVSTFLALCELSEHLTDSPVSPVARQRRAVVSHISRLLQTSISEFDTARVCLQHDLRRPAVVAAWSSYAALAFAHLADDDFAILRTSARRATLDADDLMRRVSGAELIELLLVAELIGPADRAVLECLLHERDDCARPSPADPDREQVADYLSRVLAQSDQLTRHPLGHTSSAVPAGDVSAV; this is encoded by the coding sequence ATGTCGGATCTGCCGTACGTCAGCGACGTCCGTGACGTCCGCCGCGCCCTCCGCCTGGTCGAGCGCGGCACCATGCCGTCGACCGTCACCGCCAAGCACCTCGCCGCCAACGGCATCCCCGAGGACGACGCCGATCGCGTCCGCGAGCTGCTTGAGTCGCTGGACTTCGTGACGTCCGCGGGCGTGCCGACGCCGGTGTGGGTCGGCTACCGCGAGTCGGACGACCGCCCGGGCGTGCTGGGCGAGGCGATGCGTGCGACATATGCGCCGCTGCTCGAGGCTGGCTCGACGGAGCCGGATGCCCTGGCGCAGCTCGTGACCGAGCAGGGTGACGTCCCGGGCGATGTCGTCCCCCAGGTCGTCTCGACGTTCCTGGCACTGTGCGAGCTGTCGGAGCACCTCACGGACTCCCCCGTCTCCCCTGTTGCTCGCCAGCGGCGCGCCGTCGTGAGTCACATCAGCAGGCTGCTGCAGACGTCGATCAGCGAGTTCGACACCGCCCGCGTCTGCCTGCAGCACGACTTGCGCCGGCCGGCGGTCGTCGCGGCATGGAGCAGCTATGCGGCGCTGGCGTTCGCGCACCTGGCCGATGACGACTTCGCGATCCTGCGCACGTCCGCCCGCCGGGCGACGCTCGACGCGGACGACCTGATGCGCCGGGTCAGCGGTGCCGAGCTCATCGAGCTGCTGCTCGTCGCCGAGTTGATCGGACCGGCCGACCGGGCCGTCCTGGAGTGCCTGCTCCACGAGCGCGACGACTGCGCGCGCCCGAGCCCGGCCGATCCCGATCGCGAGCAGGTCGCCGACTACCTGAGCCGGGTGCTCGCACAGTCCGACCAGCTGACGCGGCACCCGTTGGGGCATACGTCCTCTGCGGTTCCTGCCGGCGACGTCAGCGCGGTCTGA
- the def gene encoding peptide deformylase — protein sequence MPSTDTPSSASQSRPLPGGGSVRPITRWGTPVMHHELADVTVFDDELRTLVADMVATMYAARGVGLAANQVGVDLKVFVFDCPDDDDVMVTGVVCNPVLVLPEGKDRNLEDADEGCLSLPGAFTGCARPDLARVTGVDENGEPVAFEGTGLLARCLQHETDHLYGTVFGDRVPERARKKLYKQHDELADNYPDDWPVTILVDEDVIER from the coding sequence GTGCCCAGCACCGACACACCGTCCAGCGCGTCGCAGTCCCGTCCCCTGCCCGGCGGCGGTTCAGTGCGACCCATCACGCGGTGGGGCACTCCCGTGATGCACCACGAGCTGGCCGACGTCACGGTCTTCGACGACGAGCTGCGCACCCTCGTGGCCGACATGGTCGCGACGATGTACGCCGCCCGCGGGGTCGGCCTCGCGGCCAACCAGGTGGGCGTCGACCTCAAGGTGTTCGTGTTCGACTGCCCTGATGACGACGACGTCATGGTCACGGGTGTCGTCTGCAACCCCGTACTCGTCCTGCCCGAGGGCAAGGACCGCAACCTCGAGGACGCCGACGAGGGCTGCCTGTCGCTGCCCGGCGCGTTCACCGGTTGCGCACGTCCCGACCTCGCCCGCGTCACCGGCGTCGACGAGAACGGCGAGCCGGTCGCGTTCGAGGGCACCGGGCTGTTGGCCCGCTGCCTGCAGCACGAGACCGACCACCTCTACGGCACGGTGTTCGGCGATCGCGTCCCCGAGCGGGCGCGCAAGAAGCTCTACAAGCAGCACGACGAGCTCGCCGACAACTACCCCGACGACTGGCCCGTCACGATCCTCGTCGACGAGGACGTCATCGAGCGCTGA
- a CDS encoding acyl-CoA dehydrogenase family protein — MATRRDPMGIGLAVLNRIASSPTIDKLKLRKTTERAVYEGAKGGFRVAGATTRAFKRVKGGGKPTRLARTSDSGVFDLEPTEDQQMIVGVIKEFAAEVLRPGAADAESSNDTSKEVLAQTSDFGLTLLNIPESLGGLSEDRSAVTGVLVAEALAEGDMGQAVACLAPAAVATAISLWGSDAQQQTYLPAFSGDDVPASALAVAEPRVLFDPFELQTTAVKTDAGLVINGVKSAVVRGSEAELFVVAVDVEGSGPTLVLVESSNPGVTIEADPSMGLRAAGLSRLVLTDVTVAADAVLGDGSADDYRECIRLSRLAWAGLALGTGRAVLDYVSDYVKTRSAFGEPIAHRQAVAFMVANIAIELEGMRLVTLKAASRAEQGMDFAREVALARRLTSEYGMKIGTDGVQLLGGHGFVKEHPVERWYRDLRAVGLMEGAVLV, encoded by the coding sequence GTGGCCACTCGTCGCGATCCCATGGGCATCGGCCTGGCGGTCCTCAACCGCATCGCCAGCTCGCCGACCATCGACAAGCTCAAACTTCGCAAGACCACCGAGCGCGCCGTCTACGAGGGTGCCAAGGGTGGCTTCCGCGTGGCCGGCGCGACGACCCGCGCCTTCAAGCGCGTCAAGGGTGGCGGCAAGCCGACCCGCCTCGCGCGGACGTCCGACAGCGGTGTCTTCGACCTCGAGCCCACCGAGGACCAGCAGATGATCGTCGGCGTCATCAAGGAGTTCGCCGCCGAGGTGCTCCGCCCGGGCGCGGCTGACGCCGAGAGCAGCAACGACACCTCCAAGGAGGTGCTCGCGCAGACCAGCGACTTCGGCCTGACGCTGCTCAACATCCCCGAGAGCCTGGGCGGACTGTCCGAGGACCGCTCGGCCGTCACGGGCGTCCTCGTGGCCGAGGCCCTCGCCGAGGGCGACATGGGCCAGGCCGTCGCGTGCCTAGCACCCGCCGCCGTCGCCACGGCGATCTCGCTGTGGGGCTCCGACGCCCAGCAGCAGACCTACCTGCCGGCCTTCTCCGGTGACGACGTGCCCGCCTCCGCGCTGGCCGTCGCCGAGCCGCGGGTGCTGTTCGACCCCTTCGAGCTGCAGACCACGGCGGTCAAGACCGACGCCGGCCTCGTGATCAACGGCGTCAAGTCCGCCGTCGTCCGCGGCAGCGAGGCCGAGCTGTTCGTCGTCGCAGTCGACGTCGAGGGCAGCGGCCCCACCCTCGTGCTCGTCGAGTCGAGCAACCCCGGCGTGACGATCGAGGCAGACCCCAGCATGGGCCTGCGGGCAGCCGGTCTCAGCCGGCTGGTCCTCACCGACGTCACAGTGGCGGCCGACGCCGTCCTCGGGGACGGGTCGGCCGACGACTACCGCGAGTGCATCCGTCTCTCGCGCCTCGCCTGGGCCGGGCTCGCTCTCGGCACGGGTCGCGCCGTGCTCGACTACGTGTCCGACTACGTCAAGACGCGCTCGGCCTTCGGTGAGCCCATCGCCCACCGCCAGGCCGTCGCGTTCATGGTCGCCAACATCGCGATCGAGCTCGAGGGCATGCGCCTCGTGACCCTCAAGGCCGCCTCGCGCGCCGAGCAGGGCATGGACTTCGCCCGTGAGGTCGCGCTCGCCCGCCGCCTCACGTCGGAGTACGGCATGAAGATCGGCACCGACGGCGTCCAGCTGCTCGGTGGTCACGGCTTCGTCAAGGAGCACCCGGTGGAGCGGTGGTATCGCGACCTGCGAGCCGTCGGCCTGATGGAAGGAGCAGTCCTCGTCTGA
- a CDS encoding acyl-CoA dehydrogenase family protein: MINLETPRKFRPFIKQAHQVADEFLRANSRKYDLAEHAYPKELDLLASLVDGMGDSGQGQGAGAAAVGNQDDDKATKGKVKNGTNMSSVLSIIEMCWADVGLLLSMPRQGLGNSAIASVANEEQLERFKGTWAAMAITEPGTGSDSANIVTTAVKDGDAYILNGEKIYVTSGERADSVVVWATLDKSMGRAAIKSFLVPKSLPGIRVERLEHKLGIRASDTAVILLDNCRVPAENLLGNPEIDTKQGFAGAMATFDNTRPLVAGMAVGCARAAIEETRELLEKAGVVIDYDRPAQTQSYAAATFIAMEADWEAALLLTLEAAWLADNRKPNSMEASMAKAKAGRVGNDITLRCVELASTLGYSENELIEKWSRDSKILDIFEGTQQIQQLIVARRLLNLSSSELR; encoded by the coding sequence ATGATCAATCTCGAGACCCCCCGCAAGTTCCGACCGTTCATCAAGCAGGCCCACCAGGTCGCCGACGAGTTCCTGCGCGCCAACTCGCGCAAGTACGACCTCGCCGAGCACGCCTACCCCAAGGAGCTCGACCTCCTCGCGTCGCTCGTCGACGGCATGGGCGACTCCGGCCAGGGCCAGGGTGCCGGTGCCGCGGCGGTCGGCAACCAGGACGACGACAAGGCGACCAAGGGCAAGGTGAAGAACGGCACCAACATGTCGTCCGTGCTCTCGATCATCGAGATGTGCTGGGCCGATGTGGGCCTGCTGCTCTCGATGCCCCGCCAGGGCCTCGGCAACTCGGCGATCGCCTCGGTCGCCAACGAGGAGCAGCTCGAGCGCTTCAAGGGCACGTGGGCCGCGATGGCGATCACCGAGCCCGGCACGGGCTCCGACTCGGCCAATATCGTCACGACGGCGGTCAAGGACGGCGACGCCTACATCCTCAACGGCGAGAAGATCTACGTGACGTCGGGCGAGCGCGCCGACTCCGTCGTCGTCTGGGCGACGCTCGACAAGAGCATGGGCCGCGCGGCGATCAAGTCGTTCCTCGTGCCCAAGAGCCTCCCGGGCATCCGGGTCGAGCGCCTCGAGCACAAGCTCGGCATCCGCGCGTCGGACACCGCGGTCATCCTGCTCGACAACTGCCGCGTGCCGGCCGAGAACCTCCTGGGCAACCCGGAGATCGACACCAAGCAAGGCTTCGCCGGTGCCATGGCGACGTTCGACAACACGCGTCCGCTGGTCGCCGGCATGGCCGTGGGCTGCGCCCGCGCCGCGATCGAGGAGACACGCGAGCTGCTCGAGAAGGCCGGCGTCGTGATCGACTACGACCGTCCCGCGCAGACGCAGTCGTACGCCGCCGCGACGTTCATCGCGATGGAGGCCGACTGGGAGGCAGCGCTGCTGCTGACGCTCGAGGCCGCGTGGCTGGCCGACAACCGCAAGCCCAACTCGATGGAGGCCTCGATGGCCAAGGCCAAGGCGGGACGTGTCGGCAACGACATCACGCTGCGGTGCGTCGAGCTCGCCAGCACGCTGGGCTACAGCGAGAACGAGCTCATCGAGAAGTGGTCGCGCGACTCCAAGATCCTCGACATCTTCGAGGGGACGCAGCAGATCCAGCAGCTCATCGTGGCTCGCCGTCTGCTCAACCTCAGCTCGTCCGAGCTGCGCTGA
- a CDS encoding MarR family winged helix-turn-helix transcriptional regulator — translation MTNELPAGLDVDFELTRFVRRVRNRTLRHLGDIHPKLDYGNFMFLLAIVDAPDGIRGSELAEDLGVHKSTASRSVATLERLGLVTRVPDPDDGRAQLLVAEPVATQRVAEYRRRSHDRLVTLIDDWTPDEVASFARSLTRLNDRAERDF, via the coding sequence ATGACGAATGAACTCCCAGCCGGCCTCGACGTCGACTTCGAGCTGACGCGCTTCGTCCGCCGTGTCCGTAACCGCACGCTGCGGCACCTCGGAGACATCCACCCCAAGCTCGACTACGGCAACTTCATGTTCCTGCTCGCGATCGTCGACGCGCCCGACGGCATCCGCGGTTCCGAGCTCGCCGAGGACCTCGGCGTGCACAAGTCGACTGCCAGCCGGTCGGTCGCCACGCTCGAACGTCTCGGGCTCGTGACGCGCGTCCCCGACCCCGACGACGGTCGCGCGCAGCTGCTGGTCGCCGAGCCCGTCGCGACCCAGCGCGTGGCGGAGTACCGTCGCCGCAGCCACGACCGGCTCGTCACCCTGATCGACGACTGGACGCCCGACGAGGTCGCATCGTTCGCCCGCAGCCTCACGCGGCTCAACGACCGCGCCGAGCGCGACTTCTGA
- a CDS encoding DUF952 domain-containing protein: MQIFHLALQSAWTDAQANGTYRVSTLGLDLDDVGFIHCSQAEQVDGVHERYYGGVTEPVIRLTIDTDLLTSPWQLDDVPGQPLPFPHVYGPVNVDAVVSAEPYVRGSASS, translated from the coding sequence GTGCAGATCTTCCACCTCGCCCTGCAGAGCGCCTGGACCGACGCCCAGGCCAACGGCACCTACCGGGTCTCGACCTTGGGCCTCGACCTCGACGACGTGGGCTTCATCCACTGCTCGCAGGCCGAGCAGGTCGACGGCGTCCACGAGCGCTACTACGGCGGAGTGACGGAGCCGGTCATCCGGCTGACGATCGACACCGACCTGCTGACGTCGCCGTGGCAACTCGACGACGTGCCGGGCCAGCCGCTGCCATTCCCGCACGTGTACGGCCCCGTCAACGTCGACGCCGTCGTGTCGGCCGAGCCGTACGTCAGAGGCTCAGCATCGTCTTGA
- a CDS encoding zinc-dependent alcohol dehydrogenase family protein, producing the protein MRATVLHAPRDIRLDDVDDPQLQLGTDAIVRVVAACVCGSDLWPYRGLNPVNEPTRIGHEFVGVVEQVGDAVSSLTPGDFVISPFTFSDNTCALCVRGVHTSCTNGGFWGHPDKQGHATDGGQGELVRVPWADGTLVATPSQPSQEMVTQLLTLSDVFPTGHHAAVSAGVTAGSTVVVVGDGAVGLSAVLASKRLGAARVVAMSRHESRQQIARRFGADEVVAERGKEGAAAVREMLDGIGADFVLECVGTGDSMKQAMLSARPGGRIGYVGVPHDVQLNVPQMFGRNIGLAGGIAPVRGYIEELLPDVLDGSITPGDVFDLTVPLDQVADGYRAMDERTAIKTMLSL; encoded by the coding sequence ATGCGCGCCACCGTCCTCCATGCCCCCCGTGACATCCGCCTCGACGACGTCGACGACCCCCAGCTGCAGCTCGGCACCGACGCCATCGTGCGGGTCGTCGCGGCCTGCGTCTGCGGCTCCGACCTGTGGCCCTACCGCGGGCTCAACCCCGTCAACGAGCCGACCCGCATCGGGCACGAGTTCGTGGGCGTCGTCGAGCAGGTCGGCGACGCCGTGTCGTCCCTGACCCCGGGCGACTTCGTCATCTCGCCGTTCACGTTCTCCGACAACACGTGCGCCCTGTGCGTGCGCGGCGTCCACACGTCGTGCACCAACGGCGGCTTCTGGGGCCACCCCGACAAGCAGGGCCACGCCACCGACGGCGGACAGGGCGAGCTCGTGCGCGTGCCGTGGGCCGACGGGACGCTCGTCGCGACGCCCTCTCAGCCGTCCCAGGAGATGGTCACGCAGCTGCTGACGCTCAGCGACGTCTTCCCGACCGGCCACCATGCCGCCGTCTCGGCAGGTGTCACCGCCGGCAGCACCGTCGTGGTCGTCGGCGACGGGGCCGTCGGACTCAGCGCGGTGCTGGCCTCCAAGCGCCTCGGCGCTGCCCGGGTCGTCGCCATGTCGCGGCACGAGAGCCGCCAGCAGATCGCGCGCCGGTTCGGTGCCGACGAGGTCGTCGCCGAGCGCGGCAAGGAGGGCGCAGCGGCCGTGCGCGAGATGCTCGACGGCATCGGTGCCGACTTCGTGCTGGAGTGCGTGGGCACCGGCGACAGCATGAAGCAGGCGATGCTCTCGGCCCGTCCCGGCGGCCGCATCGGCTACGTCGGCGTGCCCCACGACGTCCAGCTCAACGTCCCGCAGATGTTCGGTCGCAACATCGGCCTGGCCGGCGGCATCGCCCCGGTCCGCGGCTACATCGAGGAGCTGCTGCCCGACGTGCTCGACGGCAGCATCACCCCGGGCGACGTGTTCGACCTGACCGTGCCGCTCGACCAGGTGGCCGATGGCTACCGCGCGATGGACGAGCGCACGGCGATCAAGACGATGCTGAGCCTCTGA
- a CDS encoding FKBP-type peptidyl-prolyl cis-trans isomerase, with protein sequence MTDKPEIDFIEGPAPTELTITDLIVGDGPEAVPGGLVDVHYVGVEFDTGEQFDASWDRGQSAKFPLPQLIAAWQQGIPGMKVGGRRQLICPPELAYGPAGGGHRLSGKTLVFVIDLLGV encoded by the coding sequence ATGACTGACAAGCCTGAGATCGACTTCATCGAGGGGCCCGCGCCCACCGAGCTCACCATCACCGACCTGATCGTCGGCGACGGCCCCGAGGCCGTGCCCGGCGGACTCGTCGACGTCCACTACGTCGGTGTCGAGTTCGACACCGGCGAGCAGTTCGACGCCTCCTGGGACCGTGGCCAGTCGGCCAAGTTCCCCCTCCCGCAGCTCATCGCCGCGTGGCAGCAGGGCATCCCGGGCATGAAGGTCGGCGGACGTCGCCAGCTGATCTGCCCGCCCGAGCTGGCCTACGGCCCCGCCGGTGGCGGACACCGCCTGTCGGGCAAGACCCTCGTCTTCGTGATCGACCTGCTCGGAGTCTGA
- a CDS encoding GAP family protein: MTVTLLGTLALLALVDSTSFGTLLIPIWLMLAPGRLRPGRILVFLASVATFYLALGLLLVAGVASFSDEISDALDTRPVQVAQVVLGAALLGAGLWVGMRKKRDGSGRLMRWRERAVGDEGSVRGLMALALTAALIEAASMVPYLAAIGLIGTSDLSGAAIVATLVGYCLVMILPALLLLAGRIGAARQVEPVLRRINDWMARTGQENTAWILGIIGVLIASSALQALGVL; the protein is encoded by the coding sequence ATGACCGTCACTCTGCTCGGGACGCTGGCCCTTCTCGCGCTCGTCGACAGCACGAGCTTCGGGACGCTGTTGATCCCGATCTGGTTGATGCTGGCACCGGGACGCCTGCGGCCCGGACGCATCCTCGTGTTCCTCGCGTCAGTGGCGACGTTCTACCTTGCCCTCGGCCTGCTGCTCGTCGCCGGTGTCGCGAGCTTCTCGGACGAGATCTCCGACGCCCTCGACACCCGGCCCGTGCAGGTGGCGCAGGTCGTGCTCGGTGCCGCGCTGCTCGGCGCGGGTCTGTGGGTGGGCATGCGCAAGAAGCGGGACGGATCCGGACGCCTGATGCGCTGGCGTGAGCGTGCCGTCGGCGACGAGGGTTCGGTGCGTGGGCTCATGGCGCTCGCCCTGACCGCGGCGCTCATCGAGGCGGCGTCGATGGTGCCGTACCTCGCCGCGATCGGGCTGATCGGCACCTCCGACCTGTCCGGTGCCGCGATCGTCGCGACGCTCGTCGGCTACTGCCTCGTGATGATCCTGCCGGCGCTGCTCCTGCTGGCCGGTCGCATCGGCGCTGCGCGCCAGGTCGAGCCGGTGCTGCGACGCATCAACGACTGGATGGCGCGCACGGGTCAGGAGAACACCGCATGGATCCTGGGCATCATCGGCGTCCTCATCGCGTCGTCGGCGCTGCAAGCCCTCGGCGTCCTCTGA